The Achromobacter pestifer genome includes a region encoding these proteins:
- the paaX gene encoding phenylacetic acid degradation operon negative regulatory protein PaaX has protein sequence MANPQSPLDRFLSRLIKNDPPRAKSLCVSLLGDALAPHGGAIWLGDLIELLAPLGINERLLRTSVFRLVAQNWLQSERHGRRSLYLISEQGLRHTAHASQRIYVGPAQEWNGEWTLVALPRTGNGLAERAELRRELVWEGFGMIAPGLFAHPHTEARAAHDILEKLGIPDRALVLSARDLAGAGGLPIASLASQCWNLDELAEQYRQFAKNFGPLEKLLETPPSPAEAFIVRVMLLHSWRRIVLHDPQLPGPMLPEDWPGHAAREICGRIYWQVFDASEAHLDALAGRDNERYAPLAADIAARFGGKPA, from the coding sequence ATGGCAAACCCTCAGTCGCCCCTGGACCGCTTTCTCTCACGCCTGATCAAGAACGATCCGCCGCGCGCGAAATCGCTTTGCGTCAGCCTGCTTGGGGACGCATTGGCGCCGCACGGCGGCGCCATCTGGCTGGGCGACCTGATCGAACTGCTGGCCCCGCTGGGCATCAACGAACGACTGCTGCGCACCAGCGTCTTTCGTCTGGTGGCCCAGAACTGGCTGCAATCGGAACGCCACGGACGGCGCAGCCTCTATCTGATCTCCGAGCAGGGGCTGCGCCACACCGCGCACGCCTCGCAGCGCATCTATGTCGGCCCGGCCCAGGAATGGAACGGGGAATGGACGCTGGTGGCCCTGCCGCGCACCGGCAACGGCCTGGCCGAGCGCGCGGAGCTGCGCCGGGAACTGGTCTGGGAAGGATTCGGCATGATCGCGCCGGGCCTGTTCGCCCACCCGCACACCGAGGCGCGCGCCGCGCACGACATTCTGGAAAAGCTGGGCATCCCCGACCGCGCGCTGGTGTTGTCGGCGCGCGATCTGGCGGGCGCTGGCGGCCTGCCGATAGCCAGCCTGGCCTCTCAATGCTGGAACCTGGACGAGCTGGCCGAGCAGTACCGCCAGTTCGCCAAGAATTTCGGGCCCTTGGAAAAGCTGCTGGAGACCCCGCCCTCGCCCGCCGAAGCCTTCATCGTGCGGGTCATGCTGCTGCACAGCTGGCGCCGTATCGTCCTGCACGACCCGCAGCTGCCCGGCCCCATGCTGCCCGAAGACTGGCCCGGCCATGCCGCCCGCGAAATCTGCGGACGCATCTACTGGCAGGTGTTCGACGCGTCGGAAGCGCACCTGGACGCGCTGGCCGGCCGCGACAACGAACGCTACGCGCCGCTGGCGGCCGACATCGCCGCGCGCTTCGGCGGAAAACCCGCCTGA
- a CDS encoding NAD(P)H-hydrate epimerase, producing the protein MSSSYSVARIRDAERQALAAGRRLMPLAGAAAARYAAARIRPGAVVLALAGPGNNGGDALEAAAGLRALGHDVRVLLPSGAQRLPADAARAYAGWLAAGGATWSELEPGFVPGLVIDGLFGIGLNRPLGAGWQALVDTVNAWNVPVLALDVPSGIDADTGEALGRPIRARWTLSFIGRARGLERPGPGRDACGVSEVDTLGVAIAPQA; encoded by the coding sequence ATGTCGTCTTCCTACTCGGTCGCCCGGATCCGCGACGCCGAACGTCAGGCCCTGGCCGCCGGCAGGCGCTTGATGCCGCTGGCGGGGGCGGCCGCGGCCCGCTACGCGGCGGCCCGGATCCGGCCGGGGGCGGTGGTGCTGGCGCTGGCGGGTCCAGGGAACAATGGCGGCGACGCGCTGGAAGCCGCGGCCGGCTTGCGCGCGTTGGGGCATGACGTGCGCGTGCTGCTGCCGTCGGGCGCGCAGCGCCTGCCGGCCGATGCCGCGCGCGCCTATGCAGGCTGGCTGGCGGCCGGCGGCGCAACCTGGTCCGAGCTGGAACCGGGCTTCGTGCCGGGGCTGGTCATCGACGGCCTGTTCGGCATCGGATTGAATCGCCCGCTGGGCGCCGGCTGGCAGGCGCTGGTGGACACGGTCAACGCCTGGAACGTGCCGGTGCTGGCGCTGGACGTGCCCAGCGGCATAGACGCGGACACGGGCGAGGCCCTGGGACGCCCGATCCGGGCGCGCTGGACCCTGTCGTTCATCGGCCGGGCCAGGGGGCTGGAACGGCCGGGGCCGGGGCGCGATGCCTGCGGCGTATCGGAGGTGGATACGTTGGGCGTGGCCATCGCCCCGCAGGCCTGA
- a CDS encoding acyclic terpene utilization AtuA family protein produces MRSMSIICPNGHLGFAPLRTESFQLGVAAGPDCIAADSGSDDVGPVPLGSDTSTSPQAWQRHDLEQMLLAARKLGVPMVIGSAGDTGSNSRVDLYVRLIKEIAAEHKLAPFKIGYFYSEVDKERVRRALRDGRQVAGLDGYADLTEAELDASDRIVAVAGVHPYIKLLEAGADVIIGGRSSDAAVFAAPALHQGYDADRAYYLGKVLECASFCAEPYGGKETVMGEISAEDVRVTAMHPDQRCTIASVAGHAMYERSNPYEEFFAGGRLDMAECRYEQLSEKTARITGSRFEPAAQVRVKLEGSGKVGERYMGLCGIRDPYTIANVDRVIAWARDKVRERFGDSGYELHYKVYGRDGVMGDLEPLRGQPGHELCVMVQGVAPTAEMAEELTLTGLRQMFYARLPDVKGTAGSVSFPLDEVVRTSAAYRWTLNHTLPVTDAGELFPTHLTEAGA; encoded by the coding sequence ATGCGTTCCATGAGCATCATCTGCCCGAATGGGCACTTAGGATTCGCCCCCTTGCGCACCGAGAGCTTCCAGCTCGGCGTGGCCGCCGGGCCGGACTGCATCGCCGCCGACTCGGGCAGCGACGACGTGGGTCCCGTGCCGCTGGGCTCCGACACGTCCACCAGCCCGCAAGCCTGGCAGCGCCACGACCTGGAGCAGATGCTGTTGGCCGCGCGCAAGCTGGGCGTGCCGATGGTCATCGGATCGGCCGGCGACACCGGCTCCAACAGCCGCGTCGACCTGTACGTGCGCCTCATCAAGGAGATCGCCGCCGAGCACAAGCTGGCGCCGTTCAAGATCGGCTACTTCTATTCGGAAGTCGACAAGGAGCGCGTGCGCCGCGCGCTGCGCGACGGCCGGCAGGTAGCGGGCCTGGACGGCTATGCCGACCTGACCGAGGCCGAACTCGACGCCAGCGACCGCATCGTGGCGGTGGCCGGCGTGCATCCCTACATCAAGCTGCTGGAAGCCGGCGCGGACGTCATCATCGGCGGCCGCAGCTCGGACGCCGCCGTGTTCGCCGCCCCGGCCCTGCACCAGGGCTACGACGCCGACCGCGCCTATTACCTGGGCAAGGTGCTGGAGTGCGCCTCGTTCTGCGCCGAACCCTATGGCGGCAAGGAAACCGTGATGGGCGAGATCTCGGCCGAGGACGTGCGCGTCACGGCCATGCATCCCGACCAGCGTTGCACCATCGCCTCGGTCGCGGGCCATGCGATGTACGAGCGCTCCAACCCCTACGAAGAATTCTTCGCGGGCGGCCGGCTGGACATGGCCGAATGCCGCTACGAGCAGTTGAGCGAAAAGACCGCCCGCATCACCGGCTCGCGCTTCGAGCCTGCCGCCCAGGTGCGCGTGAAGCTGGAAGGCTCGGGCAAGGTCGGCGAACGCTATATGGGACTTTGCGGCATACGCGACCCCTACACCATCGCCAACGTCGACCGCGTCATCGCCTGGGCGCGCGACAAGGTGCGCGAGCGCTTCGGCGATTCGGGCTATGAGCTGCATTACAAGGTCTACGGCCGCGACGGCGTCATGGGCGACCTGGAGCCGCTGCGCGGCCAGCCCGGCCATGAGCTCTGCGTCATGGTCCAGGGCGTGGCGCCGACCGCCGAAATGGCCGAGGAGCTGACGCTCACGGGCCTGCGCCAGATGTTCTACGCCCGCCTGCCCGACGTGAAGGGCACGGCCGGTTCCGTGTCGTTCCCGCTGGACGAGGTGGTGCGCACCAGCGCCGCCTACCGCTGGACCCTGAACCACACCTTGCCGGTGACAGACGCCGGCGAACTCTTCCCGACCCACCTCACCGAGGCTGGCGCCTGA
- a CDS encoding DUF4387 domain-containing protein codes for MSTQKLSTLAKTIRSKNAGVNKITFDIIFREPATYEAVKRSGALTRASMAALYRIDDSRISDFVHYDPGLAIKFTIYRLAPSGSAGDGDIFGAQQYAPLLDVDVPMPD; via the coding sequence ATGAGCACCCAGAAACTCAGCACCCTGGCCAAGACCATCCGCAGCAAGAACGCGGGCGTGAACAAGATCACCTTCGACATCATCTTCCGCGAGCCGGCGACTTACGAGGCGGTCAAGCGCTCCGGCGCACTCACGCGCGCCAGCATGGCGGCCCTGTACCGCATCGACGACAGCCGCATCTCGGACTTCGTGCATTACGATCCCGGCCTGGCCATCAAGTTCACGATCTACCGGCTGGCTCCCAGCGGATCCGCGGGCGACGGCGACATCTTCGGCGCGCAGCAGTACGCGCCGCTGCTGGACGTCGATGTGCCCATGCCGGACTGA
- a CDS encoding tripartite tricarboxylate transporter substrate-binding protein — MQTTLFLAASLLAGAAAAQTDVPKQVKIVVPFTAGASNDAIARAIAPQLAARLGNTVIVENRGGAAGAIGSEYVARSAKDGSVLLLTSSTFLTTAATQPHLPYDPLKQFAPVAMIGQGPLVIAASAQTPYTSLKQLLEAARGKPGALNYGSAGVGSLAHLATVMLDDAAGTEMTHVPYKGAANAASDLAGGLIHVMLSNYSTLAPVVQGKKVKLLATTAQSPSPAFPDLPPAAQALPGYSVQIWVGVFAPAGTPQPYIDKLNAALVEIAASPEMKTLLDLDGTVPSRMDSAEFGARVREELAQWQAIARKHNISAE, encoded by the coding sequence ATGCAAACAACGTTGTTCCTGGCGGCATCCCTGCTGGCTGGCGCGGCCGCGGCCCAGACGGATGTGCCCAAGCAGGTCAAGATCGTGGTGCCGTTCACCGCCGGCGCCAGCAATGACGCGATCGCCCGCGCGATCGCGCCGCAGCTCGCGGCCCGTCTCGGCAATACGGTGATCGTGGAAAACCGCGGCGGCGCGGCCGGCGCCATCGGCTCCGAGTACGTCGCCCGTTCGGCCAAGGACGGCTCGGTGCTGCTGTTGACCTCGTCGACCTTCCTGACCACCGCCGCCACCCAGCCTCACCTGCCCTACGACCCGCTGAAGCAGTTCGCGCCGGTGGCGATGATAGGACAGGGGCCGCTGGTCATCGCCGCCTCGGCGCAGACGCCCTACACCTCCTTGAAACAGCTGCTGGAAGCGGCGCGCGGCAAGCCGGGCGCCCTGAACTACGGCAGCGCTGGCGTCGGTTCGCTGGCGCATCTGGCTACCGTCATGCTGGACGACGCCGCGGGCACGGAGATGACCCACGTGCCTTACAAGGGCGCGGCCAATGCCGCGTCCGACCTGGCCGGCGGCCTGATCCACGTGATGCTGTCCAACTACAGCACGCTGGCGCCCGTGGTGCAGGGCAAGAAGGTCAAGCTGCTGGCCACCACGGCGCAGTCGCCCTCCCCGGCCTTCCCCGATCTGCCACCGGCCGCCCAGGCCTTGCCGGGCTATTCGGTGCAGATCTGGGTGGGCGTGTTCGCGCCGGCAGGCACGCCGCAGCCCTACATCGACAAGCTCAACGCCGCGCTCGTCGAGATCGCGGCCTCGCCGGAAATGAAGACATTGCTGGATCTGGACGGCACGGTGCCGTCCCGCATGGACAGCGCCGAATTCGGCGCGCGCGTGCGCGAGGAGCTGGCCCAGTGGCAAGCCATTGCGCGCAAGCACAACATCAGCGCGGAATAG
- a CDS encoding sigma-54 interaction domain-containing protein, with protein MPAAPSACEPLIGDHPSMAALRDLVGRVARSKASIVLIYGETGTGKGLVARNLHAQSARAAKGYTEINCAAIPGNLLESELFGHERGAFTGAVARKTGLLEAANGGSVFLDEIRELDPVMQAKILTLLDSRRFRRIGSVQEVSVDARFIAATNKILLGEVQAGRFRDDLYYRLQVVSINLPPLRERGDDVIVLAQRFLERYNATHGSRFTAIDPEVQRIFKAYAWPGNVRELSNLLERICILEDGDTVLARHLPQRILREAGKPAPAAAPAAAGSYAELSAQFQRGLIRAALQAQDGNLGRAAESLGLTRHALRHQMLKLGLDG; from the coding sequence ATGCCCGCCGCCCCGTCCGCCTGCGAGCCGCTCATCGGGGATCACCCGTCGATGGCGGCCCTGCGCGATCTGGTCGGCCGGGTCGCGCGCAGCAAGGCCAGCATCGTTCTCATCTATGGCGAGACCGGCACGGGCAAAGGGCTGGTCGCCCGCAATCTGCATGCGCAGTCGGCGCGCGCGGCCAAGGGCTATACCGAAATCAATTGCGCCGCCATACCAGGCAATCTGCTCGAGTCCGAGCTCTTCGGCCATGAACGCGGGGCCTTCACTGGGGCAGTGGCGCGCAAGACCGGGCTGCTCGAAGCGGCCAACGGCGGCAGCGTGTTCCTCGACGAGATCCGCGAGTTGGATCCGGTCATGCAGGCCAAGATCCTGACCCTGCTGGACAGCCGGCGTTTCCGCCGCATCGGTTCCGTCCAGGAGGTCTCGGTCGACGCGCGCTTCATCGCCGCCACCAACAAGATCCTGTTGGGGGAAGTGCAGGCCGGGCGCTTTCGCGACGATCTGTATTACCGCCTGCAGGTGGTGTCGATCAACCTGCCGCCGCTGCGCGAGCGCGGCGACGACGTCATCGTGCTGGCGCAGCGTTTCCTGGAACGCTACAACGCCACCCACGGCAGCCGCTTCACCGCTATTGATCCCGAGGTCCAGCGCATCTTCAAGGCCTACGCCTGGCCAGGCAATGTGCGTGAACTGAGCAATCTGCTGGAGCGGATCTGCATCCTGGAAGACGGCGACACGGTGCTGGCGCGGCATCTGCCGCAGCGCATCCTGCGCGAAGCGGGCAAGCCCGCGCCCGCGGCCGCGCCTGCCGCAGCCGGCAGCTATGCCGAACTATCCGCGCAGTTCCAGCGCGGCCTGATCCGCGCGGCCCTGCAGGCCCAGGACGGCAACCTGGGGCGCGCCGCCGAGTCCCTGGGACTCACGCGGCACGCCTTGCGCCACCAGATGCTCAAGCTGGGGCTGGACGGCTGA
- the orn gene encoding oligoribonuclease: protein MAVNENRLVWLDMEMTGLDPEKERIIEVAVVVTEPDLTVVAEGPVLVVHQPDSLLDAMDSWNKSTHGKSGLIDKVKASTISEAQAEDTLLAFLAQHVPAGKSPLCGNTISQDRRFMFAYMPRLEQFFHYRNLDVSTLKELARRWAPAVYKGFEKKSRHEALADIYESIDELKHYREHFLKV from the coding sequence ATGGCTGTGAACGAAAACCGCCTGGTTTGGCTGGACATGGAAATGACCGGCCTGGATCCCGAGAAAGAACGCATCATCGAAGTCGCCGTGGTGGTGACGGAGCCCGACCTGACCGTCGTGGCTGAAGGCCCCGTGCTGGTGGTGCACCAGCCCGACAGCCTGCTCGACGCCATGGACAGCTGGAACAAATCCACCCACGGCAAGAGCGGCCTGATCGACAAGGTCAAGGCGTCCACCATTTCCGAGGCGCAGGCCGAGGATACGCTGCTGGCGTTCCTGGCGCAGCACGTGCCGGCGGGCAAGTCGCCGCTTTGCGGCAATACCATCAGCCAGGACCGCCGCTTCATGTTTGCTTACATGCCGCGCCTGGAGCAGTTCTTCCACTACCGCAACCTGGACGTGAGCACGCTGAAGGAACTGGCGCGCCGCTGGGCGCCGGCCGTGTACAAGGGCTTCGAGAAGAAGAGCCGCCACGAAGCGCTGGCCGACATCTACGAATCGATCGACGAACTCAAGCACTACCGCGAACACTTCCTGAAGGTGTAA
- a CDS encoding M48 family metallopeptidase has translation MFTLLFVAFLLTDIAVRLWLATRQIRHVALHRDQVPPEFSHRIGLASHQRAADYTVARVKLGMLERTYDAILLVCLTLMGGLQFIDLMVAQLTSNDFLRQMLLLVVVALLLGVLGLPFTLWRQFKLEARFGFNRMTPGLFVADAVKGLLVAAVLGLPLAAAVLWLMGSAGAYWWVWAWALWTAFNLALLIIYPMFIAPLFNKFTPLSDPELAGRIQRLAQRCGFALNGLFVMDGSRRSAHGNAYFTGFGRSRRIVFFDTLLARLNGDEIEAVLAHELGHFAKRHIVKRIVFSFAAALVFFAILGWVSQQPWFYVGLGVMPQLGGRNDAMALLLFFLVIPVFTFMLTPVASWYSRRDEFEADRYAAEQSSPERLVSALVKLYDDNAATLTPDPVHSAFYDSHPPAAVRIRHLTAAAA, from the coding sequence ATGTTCACACTGCTGTTCGTTGCCTTCCTGCTGACCGATATCGCCGTGCGCCTGTGGCTGGCTACGCGCCAGATCCGCCACGTCGCGCTCCACCGCGACCAGGTGCCGCCGGAATTCTCCCACCGTATCGGCCTGGCCAGCCATCAGCGCGCGGCGGACTACACGGTGGCGCGGGTCAAGCTTGGCATGCTCGAACGCACCTACGATGCCATCCTGCTGGTGTGCCTGACGCTGATGGGCGGGCTGCAGTTCATCGACCTGATGGTGGCCCAACTTACCAGCAACGACTTCCTGCGGCAGATGCTGCTGCTGGTCGTGGTGGCGCTGCTGCTGGGCGTGCTGGGCCTGCCCTTCACGCTGTGGCGGCAGTTCAAGCTGGAGGCGCGCTTTGGCTTTAACCGCATGACACCGGGCCTGTTTGTCGCCGACGCCGTCAAGGGCCTGCTGGTGGCCGCGGTGCTGGGCCTGCCGCTGGCGGCGGCGGTGCTCTGGCTGATGGGCAGCGCGGGCGCCTACTGGTGGGTCTGGGCCTGGGCGCTGTGGACGGCGTTCAACCTGGCGCTGCTGATCATCTACCCGATGTTCATCGCCCCGCTCTTCAACAAATTCACGCCGCTGTCCGACCCCGAGCTGGCTGGACGCATCCAGCGCCTGGCCCAGCGCTGCGGCTTTGCGCTCAACGGCCTGTTCGTGATGGACGGTTCGCGCCGCTCGGCCCACGGCAATGCCTATTTCACGGGTTTCGGCCGTTCGCGCCGCATCGTGTTCTTCGACACCCTGCTGGCGCGCCTGAACGGCGACGAGATCGAGGCCGTGCTGGCGCACGAGCTGGGCCATTTCGCCAAGCGCCACATCGTCAAGCGCATCGTGTTCAGCTTCGCCGCCGCGCTGGTTTTCTTCGCCATCCTGGGCTGGGTCTCGCAGCAGCCCTGGTTCTACGTGGGGCTGGGCGTCATGCCTCAGCTGGGCGGACGCAACGACGCCATGGCGCTGCTGCTGTTCTTCCTGGTCATCCCCGTATTCACTTTCATGCTCACGCCCGTGGCCAGCTGGTACTCGCGCCGTGACGAGTTCGAAGCGGACCGCTACGCGGCCGAACAGAGCTCGCCGGAACGCCTGGTGTCCGCGCTGGTCAAACTCTACGACGACAACGCCGCCACCTTGACTCCCGACCCCGTGCACTCCGCCTTCTACGACAGCCACCCACCCGCCGCCGTGCGCATCCGCCACCTGACGGCGGCCGCTGCATGA
- the rsgA gene encoding ribosome small subunit-dependent GTPase A has product MSAPAAGPNEGRIIAAHGRHYTVELADGTLRKCFPRGKKAGAAVGDRVRITPQGKDEGAIDAILPRRNLLYRSDEMRSKQFASNVDQLLIVVAVQPTFSDDLTGRALAGAWSADIAPIIILNKTDLADELPAARARLAPIAALGVDVIELSALEPEKVHTLLAPRLAGHTSLLLGQSGMGKSTLLNALVPDAAAPTREHSTALDMGKHTTTSTRLYHLPAPGGDLIDSPGFQAFGLQHLSREDIIRGFPEFTEPIEQCRFYNCTHRQEPGCGVVAALQAGAIDPARYALYQRILEENLAGQQRY; this is encoded by the coding sequence ATGAGCGCGCCCGCAGCCGGACCCAACGAAGGCCGCATCATCGCCGCCCACGGGCGCCACTACACCGTGGAGCTTGCCGACGGCACGCTGCGCAAGTGCTTCCCCCGCGGCAAGAAGGCAGGCGCCGCGGTCGGCGACCGCGTGCGCATCACGCCCCAGGGCAAGGACGAAGGCGCCATCGACGCCATCCTGCCGCGCCGCAACCTGCTCTACCGCTCGGACGAAATGCGTTCCAAGCAGTTCGCATCCAACGTCGACCAGCTGCTGATCGTGGTCGCCGTGCAGCCCACGTTTTCGGACGACCTGACCGGGCGCGCCCTGGCCGGCGCCTGGAGCGCGGACATCGCGCCCATCATCATCCTCAACAAGACCGACCTTGCCGATGAACTGCCCGCGGCGCGCGCGCGGCTGGCGCCGATCGCAGCGCTGGGCGTGGACGTGATCGAACTCAGCGCGCTGGAGCCCGAAAAGGTGCATACGCTGCTGGCGCCGCGCCTGGCCGGACACACCAGCCTGCTGCTGGGCCAGAGCGGCATGGGCAAGTCCACGCTGCTCAACGCCCTGGTGCCGGACGCCGCCGCCCCCACCCGCGAGCACTCCACCGCGCTGGACATGGGCAAGCACACCACCACCAGCACGCGGCTCTATCACCTGCCCGCGCCGGGCGGCGACCTGATCGATTCACCGGGCTTCCAGGCCTTCGGCCTGCAGCATCTGAGCCGCGAGGACATCATCCGCGGCTTCCCGGAGTTCACCGAACCCATCGAGCAATGCCGCTTCTACAACTGCACCCACCGGCAGGAGCCCGGCTGCGGCGTGGTCGCGGCCCTGCAGGCCGGCGCGATCGATCCGGCGCGCTACGCCTTGTACCAGCGCATCCTGGAAGAGAACCTGGCGGGGCAGCAGCGCTACTAG
- a CDS encoding CoA pyrophosphatase: protein MSDSSSSPRPRRPLARPGFDPATQPWVVANASLPAVPARLLTPDSLRGTLSQPSTWTLELSRDTDLRYPGREGVPVPAAVLIPLVTRDNGVHIMLTQRAAHLHDHAGQISFPGGRIETSDSTPEAAALREAQEETGLPANHVEVLGSMPPYLTATGFSIIPVVSLVRPGFDLAPDAFEVAEVFEVPLSFLMDPANHRLYEARLEDGRVRQYYGMPYGKHFIWGATAGMLRNLYHLLRHGFTPR, encoded by the coding sequence ATGTCTGATTCCTCGTCTTCCCCGCGGCCCCGGCGGCCGCTGGCGCGTCCCGGCTTCGATCCGGCGACGCAACCCTGGGTGGTGGCCAACGCGTCCTTGCCGGCCGTGCCCGCCCGCCTGTTGACCCCGGATTCGTTGCGGGGCACGCTCAGCCAGCCGTCCACCTGGACGCTGGAGCTGTCGCGCGATACCGACCTGCGCTATCCGGGCCGCGAAGGCGTGCCCGTGCCGGCGGCGGTGCTGATTCCGCTGGTGACGCGCGACAACGGTGTGCACATCATGCTGACGCAGCGCGCCGCCCACCTGCATGACCATGCCGGCCAGATCAGCTTTCCGGGCGGACGCATCGAAACCAGCGACTCCACGCCGGAGGCCGCGGCCTTGCGCGAGGCGCAGGAAGAAACCGGGCTGCCCGCCAACCACGTGGAAGTGCTGGGCAGCATGCCGCCGTATCTGACGGCGACGGGCTTTTCCATCATTCCGGTAGTGTCGCTGGTGCGTCCGGGTTTTGACCTGGCGCCCGACGCCTTCGAGGTGGCGGAAGTATTCGAGGTGCCGCTGTCCTTCCTGATGGATCCCGCCAACCACCGGCTGTATGAAGCCCGCCTGGAAGACGGCCGGGTGCGTCAGTATTACGGCATGCCCTACGGCAAGCATTTCATCTGGGGCGCGACGGCCGGCATGCTGCGCAATCTGTACCACCTGCTGCGGCACGGCTTCACGCCTCGTTGA
- the rplS gene encoding 50S ribosomal protein L19 translates to MNLIAILEQEEIARLTGGQAKPEFAPGDTVIVSVNVVEGTRKRVQAFEGVVIAKRNRGLNSAFTVRKISSGEAVERTFQLYSPQIAGIEVKRRGDVRRAKLYYLRNRSGKSARIKEKLVSKQAPAA, encoded by the coding sequence ATGAACCTTATCGCTATCCTGGAACAGGAAGAAATTGCCCGTCTGACCGGCGGTCAAGCCAAGCCTGAATTTGCTCCTGGTGACACCGTCATCGTGAGCGTGAACGTCGTTGAAGGCACCCGCAAGCGCGTGCAGGCTTTCGAAGGCGTTGTGATCGCCAAGCGCAACCGCGGCCTGAACTCCGCGTTCACCGTGCGCAAGATTTCGTCGGGTGAAGCCGTGGAACGTACGTTCCAGCTGTACTCGCCGCAAATCGCCGGCATCGAAGTCAAGCGCCGCGGCGACGTGCGCCGCGCCAAGCTGTACTACCTGCGCAACCGCTCGGGCAAGTCGGCGCGTATCAAGGAAAAGCTGGTCAGCAAGCAAGCCCCGGCGGCTTGA
- a CDS encoding DMT family transporter, which yields MSYSSLILVVLAAMAHATWNLLAKRAAMVGAPFVFAYGLCASVLYAPWVIWVLLHDGMTWTWPVVGAILTSSLLHLGYSLCLQRGYQVADLSVVYPIARGTGPLLSTTGAFLLLGEPATSTGIIGMLCVVGGVLLIATQGRLTIFKQAQAWVGVRWGVVIGLFIAAYTVVDAYGVKVLLISPVLFDWFTCVTRTTMMAPHMLRRRPQSWEAMRGHWHLALAVGLLSPLGYILVLYALRNGAPLSLVAPAREMSMMLGTLAGMFLLREKVGPGRLAGCLGILAGVILLGSS from the coding sequence ATGTCGTATTCGTCCCTGATATTGGTCGTCCTGGCGGCAATGGCCCACGCCACGTGGAATCTGCTCGCCAAGCGCGCGGCCATGGTGGGCGCTCCCTTCGTCTTCGCCTATGGATTGTGCGCCTCGGTGCTGTACGCGCCGTGGGTCATCTGGGTGCTGTTGCACGACGGCATGACCTGGACCTGGCCGGTGGTCGGCGCCATCCTGACCTCCAGCCTGTTGCATCTGGGCTACAGCCTGTGCCTGCAACGGGGATATCAGGTGGCCGACCTGTCGGTGGTCTACCCCATCGCCCGGGGCACCGGGCCGCTGCTGTCCACCACCGGCGCCTTTCTGCTGCTGGGCGAACCCGCCACCAGCACCGGCATCATCGGCATGCTTTGCGTGGTGGGCGGCGTGCTGTTGATCGCAACCCAGGGGCGCCTGACCATCTTCAAGCAGGCCCAGGCCTGGGTGGGCGTGCGCTGGGGCGTGGTGATCGGCCTGTTCATCGCCGCCTATACCGTGGTCGACGCCTATGGCGTGAAGGTGCTGCTGATCAGCCCCGTGCTGTTCGACTGGTTTACCTGTGTCACCCGCACGACCATGATGGCCCCCCACATGCTGCGCCGCCGCCCCCAGTCCTGGGAGGCCATGCGCGGACACTGGCATCTGGCGCTGGCCGTGGGCCTGCTGTCGCCGTTGGGATACATCCTGGTGCTGTACGCCCTGCGCAACGGCGCGCCGCTAAGCCTGGTCGCCCCTGCCCGGGAAATGTCCATGATGCTGGGCACCCTGGCCGGCATGTTCCTGCTGCGCGAAAAAGTCGGACCAGGCCGGTTGGCCGGCTGCCTGGGCATCCTGGCGGGCGTCATTCTGCTGGGTTCGAGCTGA